One segment of Rattus norvegicus strain BN/NHsdMcwi chromosome 16, GRCr8, whole genome shotgun sequence DNA contains the following:
- the Anxa8 gene encoding annexin A8 isoform X2, with translation MKGIGTNEQAIIDVLTKRSNVQRQQIAKSFKAQFGKDLTETLKSELSGKFERLIVALMYPPYRYEAKELHDAMKGLGTKEGVIIEILASRTKNQLREIMKAYEEDYGSTLEEDIQGDTSGYLERILVCLLQGCRDDVSGFVDPGLALQDAQDLHAAGEKILGTDEMKFITILCTRSATHLMRVFEEYEKIANKSIEDSIKSETHGSLEEAMLTVVKCTRNVHSYFAERLYYAMKGAGTLDGTLIRNIVSRSEIDLNLIKSQFQKMYGKTLSSMIMGDTSGYYKTALLNLVGTDL, from the exons ATGAAGGGGATCG GAACCAACGAGCAGGCCATCATAGACGTGCTCACCAAGAGGAGCAATGTGCAGAGGCAGCAGATTGCCAAGTCCTTCAAGGCTCAATTTGGAAAG GACCTCACTGAGACCCTAAAGTCAGAGCTGAGTGGCAAATTCGAGAGGCTCATCGTGGCCCTCATGTACCCGCCATACAGATATGAGGCCAAGGAGCTGCACGACGCTATGAAG GGCTTAGGAACCAAAGAAGGAGTCATCATTGAGATCCTGGCTTCTCGGACCAAGAACCAGCTGAGAGAGATAATGAAGGCCTATGAGGAAG ACTACGGATCTACCCTGGAAGAAGACATCCAAGGAGACACGAGTGGCTATCTGGAGCGGATTCTGGTGTGTCTTCTGCAG ggctgcagagatgacgTGAGTGGTTTTGTGGACCCAGGACTGGCCCTTCAAGATGCACAG GACCTGCATGCAGCAGGTGAGAAGATTCTGGGGACTGATGAGATGAAGTTCATCACCATCCTGTGTACACGCAGTGCCACTCATCTGATGAGAG TGTTCGAGGAATATGAAAAGATTGCCAACAAGAGCATTGAGGATAGCATCAAGAGTGAGACCCATGGTTCACTGGAGGAGGCCATGCTCACTGTGG TGAAATGCACCCGGAACGTCCACAGCTACTTTGCAGAGAGACTGTACTATGCCATGAAG GGAGCAGGGACACTTGATGGGACGCTGATCAGGAACATTGTTTCCAGGAGTGAGATTGACTTAAACCTTATCAAGAGTCAGTTTCAGAAGATGTACGGCAAGACTCTCAGCAGCATGATCATG GGCGACACCAGCGGTTACTACAAGACTGCCCTGCTGAACCTTGTGGGTACTGACCTCTGA
- the Anxa8 gene encoding annexin A8, with protein MAWWKAWVEQEGVSVKGSSHFNPDPDAETLYKAMKGIGTNEQAIIDVLTKRSNVQRQQIAKSFKAQFGKDLTETLKSELSGKFERLIVALMYPPYRYEAKELHDAMKGLGTKEGVIIEILASRTKNQLREIMKAYEEDYGSTLEEDIQGDTSGYLERILVCLLQGCRDDVSGFVDPGLALQDAQDLHAAGEKILGTDEMKFITILCTRSATHLMRVFEEYEKIANKSIEDSIKSETHGSLEEAMLTVVKCTRNVHSYFAERLYYAMKGAGTLDGTLIRNIVSRSEIDLNLIKSQFQKMYGKTLSSMIMGDTSGYYKTALLNLVGTDL; from the exons ATGGCCTGGTGGAAAGCCTGG GTTGAACAAGAGGGCGTCAGTGTGAAGGGTAGTTCTCATTTCAACCCAGACCCTGATGCAGAGACCCTCTACAAAGCCATGAAGGGGATCG GAACCAACGAGCAGGCCATCATAGACGTGCTCACCAAGAGGAGCAATGTGCAGAGGCAGCAGATTGCCAAGTCCTTCAAGGCTCAATTTGGAAAG GACCTCACTGAGACCCTAAAGTCAGAGCTGAGTGGCAAATTCGAGAGGCTCATCGTGGCCCTCATGTACCCGCCATACAGATATGAGGCCAAGGAGCTGCACGACGCTATGAAG GGCTTAGGAACCAAAGAAGGAGTCATCATTGAGATCCTGGCTTCTCGGACCAAGAACCAGCTGAGAGAGATAATGAAGGCCTATGAGGAAG ACTACGGATCTACCCTGGAAGAAGACATCCAAGGAGACACGAGTGGCTATCTGGAGCGGATTCTGGTGTGTCTTCTGCAG ggctgcagagatgacgTGAGTGGTTTTGTGGACCCAGGACTGGCCCTTCAAGATGCACAG GACCTGCATGCAGCAGGTGAGAAGATTCTGGGGACTGATGAGATGAAGTTCATCACCATCCTGTGTACACGCAGTGCCACTCATCTGATGAGAG TGTTCGAGGAATATGAAAAGATTGCCAACAAGAGCATTGAGGATAGCATCAAGAGTGAGACCCATGGTTCACTGGAGGAGGCCATGCTCACTGTGG TGAAATGCACCCGGAACGTCCACAGCTACTTTGCAGAGAGACTGTACTATGCCATGAAG GGAGCAGGGACACTTGATGGGACGCTGATCAGGAACATTGTTTCCAGGAGTGAGATTGACTTAAACCTTATCAAGAGTCAGTTTCAGAAGATGTACGGCAAGACTCTCAGCAGCATGATCATG GGCGACACCAGCGGTTACTACAAGACTGCCCTGCTGAACCTTGTGGGTACTGACCTCTGA
- the Anxa8 gene encoding annexin A8 isoform X1: protein MAWWKAWVEQEGVSVKGSSHFNPDPDAETLYKAMKGIGTNEQAIIDVLTKRSNVQRQQIAKSFKAQFGKDLTETLKSELSGKFERLIVALMYPPYRYEAKELHDAMKGLGTKEGVIIEILASRTKNQLREIMKAYEEDYGSTLEEDIQGDTSGYLERILVCLLQGCRDDVSGFVDPGLALQDAQDLHAAVFEEYEKIANKSIEDSIKSETHGSLEEAMLTVVKCTRNVHSYFAERLYYAMKGAGTLDGTLIRNIVSRSEIDLNLIKSQFQKMYGKTLSSMIMGDTSGYYKTALLNLVGTDL, encoded by the exons ATGGCCTGGTGGAAAGCCTGG GTTGAACAAGAGGGCGTCAGTGTGAAGGGTAGTTCTCATTTCAACCCAGACCCTGATGCAGAGACCCTCTACAAAGCCATGAAGGGGATCG GAACCAACGAGCAGGCCATCATAGACGTGCTCACCAAGAGGAGCAATGTGCAGAGGCAGCAGATTGCCAAGTCCTTCAAGGCTCAATTTGGAAAG GACCTCACTGAGACCCTAAAGTCAGAGCTGAGTGGCAAATTCGAGAGGCTCATCGTGGCCCTCATGTACCCGCCATACAGATATGAGGCCAAGGAGCTGCACGACGCTATGAAG GGCTTAGGAACCAAAGAAGGAGTCATCATTGAGATCCTGGCTTCTCGGACCAAGAACCAGCTGAGAGAGATAATGAAGGCCTATGAGGAAG ACTACGGATCTACCCTGGAAGAAGACATCCAAGGAGACACGAGTGGCTATCTGGAGCGGATTCTGGTGTGTCTTCTGCAG ggctgcagagatgacgTGAGTGGTTTTGTGGACCCAGGACTGGCCCTTCAAGATGCACAG GACCTGCATGCAGCAG TGTTCGAGGAATATGAAAAGATTGCCAACAAGAGCATTGAGGATAGCATCAAGAGTGAGACCCATGGTTCACTGGAGGAGGCCATGCTCACTGTGG TGAAATGCACCCGGAACGTCCACAGCTACTTTGCAGAGAGACTGTACTATGCCATGAAG GGAGCAGGGACACTTGATGGGACGCTGATCAGGAACATTGTTTCCAGGAGTGAGATTGACTTAAACCTTATCAAGAGTCAGTTTCAGAAGATGTACGGCAAGACTCTCAGCAGCATGATCATG GGCGACACCAGCGGTTACTACAAGACTGCCCTGCTGAACCTTGTGGGTACTGACCTCTGA